The following coding sequences are from one Leptolyngbya sp. NIES-3755 window:
- a CDS encoding two-component response regulator (similar to AA sequence:cyanobase_aa:all3348) encodes MPHSTLASTLSILVIDDHPLVLDATVNMLKASYPTADLIPAQTAADALIKVESLKPTVAIVDLSIPETVGQPSRVETGIHLLKQLMERYPTLHIVVQTADARPLIRVKAKIKDHQAGFTVADKSLSSQEMLNRVEWAIQGVFVTPKEIRSGLELKSDWLTLLRLGFVEGLTDHEIAVRMNVAERTVRHYWTKLQDALEIYPEEGKNIRTQTGIRAREEGLLD; translated from the coding sequence ATGCCCCATTCTACACTTGCCTCCACGCTCAGCATTCTCGTGATTGATGATCATCCACTGGTTCTCGATGCTACGGTGAACATGCTCAAAGCAAGCTATCCGACTGCGGATCTGATCCCGGCTCAAACGGCGGCAGATGCCCTCATTAAAGTCGAGAGCTTGAAGCCAACTGTTGCGATCGTTGATCTTTCAATTCCTGAAACGGTCGGTCAACCGAGTCGCGTTGAAACGGGAATTCATTTATTAAAGCAATTGATGGAGCGCTACCCAACGCTGCATATTGTGGTACAAACCGCAGATGCTCGACCGTTGATTCGAGTGAAAGCAAAGATCAAAGATCATCAAGCTGGATTTACCGTTGCAGATAAGAGCTTATCGAGTCAGGAAATGCTCAATCGGGTAGAGTGGGCAATTCAAGGTGTGTTTGTCACGCCGAAAGAGATTCGGAGTGGATTGGAACTGAAATCGGATTGGTTAACACTGCTGAGATTGGGATTTGTTGAAGGGTTAACGGATCATGAGATTGCAGTGCGGATGAATGTCGCAGAACGAACGGTGCGCCACTATTGGACGAAGCTACAGGATGCGCTAGAAATCTATCCAGAAGAAGGAAAGAATATTCGGACTCAGACCGGAATTCGGGCGCGGGAAGAAGGACTTTTAGATTGA
- a CDS encoding hypothetical protein (hypothetical protein MicvaDRAFT_3832;~similar to AA sequence:cyanobase_aa:LBDG_35490), whose protein sequence is MSKKALALGAIAGLGIAFAVTQPSHAQQVPSSADLLRDPQSQDSLNNLFNNRGDSPAGSMMDLIQRVSNPTLDPELLRQQQQENLDAATANFLKRRQQLLQTQTAPVAPAPVVQPLP, encoded by the coding sequence ATGTCTAAAAAAGCGCTTGCATTAGGAGCGATCGCAGGATTGGGAATTGCATTTGCTGTCACGCAACCGTCTCACGCCCAACAAGTACCGAGCAGTGCGGATTTACTTCGCGATCCACAATCTCAAGATTCTTTAAATAACTTGTTTAATAATCGGGGTGATAGCCCGGCGGGCAGCATGATGGATTTGATTCAGCGCGTCTCGAATCCGACGCTTGATCCTGAACTGCTCCGTCAGCAGCAGCAAGAAAATTTGGATGCCGCAACTGCAAACTTCCTGAAGCGTCGTCAACAATTGCTGCAAACTCAAACCGCGCCTGTTGCACCTGCACCCGTCGTTCAACCGCTACCTTAA
- a CDS encoding hypothetical protein (hypothetical protein MC7420_3996;~similar to AA sequence:cyanobase_aa:LBDG_35520) produces the protein MKKLLVLIFLWLTIALPVQAAPCRTLNNQEICILTIKRSAKNYWEYRAQVQVDGEVRPLQVYDCRKKITVQDNKVLELFEQDGTAEVVCSFFKPPRDAFGVASGKPRSFRGVSDPIPNLGR, from the coding sequence ATGAAAAAACTACTTGTATTGATATTTTTATGGCTGACGATCGCACTCCCCGTTCAAGCCGCACCTTGTCGAACCTTGAACAATCAAGAAATCTGTATTCTTACTATCAAGCGCAGTGCAAAAAACTATTGGGAATATCGTGCTCAAGTTCAAGTCGATGGCGAAGTTCGACCGCTGCAAGTCTATGACTGTCGTAAGAAAATCACGGTTCAAGACAACAAAGTTTTAGAACTATTTGAGCAAGATGGAACGGCTGAAGTAGTGTGTAGTTTTTTCAAGCCACCCAGAGATGCGTTTGGGGTCGCGAGTGGAAAACCGCGATCGTTTCGGGGCGTGAGCGATCCGATTCCTAACCTTGGACGTTAA
- a CDS encoding serine/threonine protein kinase (similar to AA sequence:cyanobase_aa:LBDG_35500), with translation MLGRLLDARYKIIQALGSGGFGQTYIAEDTRRPGNPRCVLKHLSFSCQDEAILRQVRRMFYAEADTLEKLGQHDQIPQLLAYFEENNEFYLVQEFIQGHLLSDELSGGQKLSESQVIELVEDVTRILDFVHEHGVIHRDLKPENLIRRDRDQKLVLIDFGAVKTIIDPSLADTAPQTQMSVPVYTSGYAASEQCLGRPKFNSDLYSLGMIAIQALSGVRPSQLAIDPQTYSVVWRDRAKVSDNFAAVLEKMTQFHFNDRYQSAAEVLEAIDRVKSSLLTQIPLSKLDRPRPRRSRKRFKLAALGLGIASIIGVSAWILTRPSPESIEQTLQPVSVGELSLNPISSAPLKQAGIDKMKSGNFPEAVKLFERARQADKADPETLIYLNNARIGKEQAYTIAVVVPIRNQPQPSIEVLRGIAQAQDRINRTKAMKLRVAIASDDANPELATAIASQLVNDSNVLGVIGHGTSDTTYAAGKIYQAGELVAISPVSSAKDLSGFSQYVFRTMPSDELPAKRLAAYMIQNLKKRKVAIFFNSKNRYSRSLTDSFKDALYYGDKGQVVAEIDLSDPAIEIAERVNQAIKKGAEAILLAPNSELLDRSLLVINANQNRLPILAGDALYSSRILTELGNSSNGMIVAIPSAQTQLQNSPFEQQARSMWGRPAQWRAALGYDATQAMIAALQKAPTRNGIRATLSTSNFAAIGAVNSVRFTEDGDREMAITLVRVTSTKPGQFAFRAIK, from the coding sequence ATGCTAGGACGACTTCTTGATGCTCGGTACAAGATTATTCAAGCGCTAGGGTCTGGTGGTTTTGGGCAGACGTACATTGCAGAAGATACACGTCGCCCTGGGAATCCTCGCTGTGTCCTGAAGCATTTGAGCTTTTCTTGTCAGGATGAAGCGATTTTGCGCCAAGTGCGTCGAATGTTTTATGCGGAAGCTGACACGTTAGAGAAATTGGGTCAGCATGATCAAATTCCACAATTACTCGCATATTTTGAAGAGAATAACGAGTTTTATTTGGTTCAGGAATTCATTCAGGGACATTTGCTGAGTGATGAACTGAGCGGTGGTCAAAAGCTTTCAGAATCTCAAGTAATTGAACTGGTGGAGGATGTGACGCGCATTCTCGATTTTGTGCACGAACATGGCGTGATTCATCGAGATTTGAAGCCTGAAAATTTAATTCGACGCGATCGAGATCAAAAACTGGTTCTGATCGATTTTGGAGCCGTGAAAACAATCATTGATCCGTCGCTTGCCGATACCGCTCCTCAAACTCAGATGAGTGTTCCGGTCTACACTTCAGGCTATGCTGCCAGCGAACAATGTTTAGGACGACCAAAGTTCAACAGCGACCTCTATTCGTTGGGGATGATTGCAATTCAAGCATTGTCTGGTGTTCGCCCATCTCAACTGGCAATTGATCCCCAAACTTATAGCGTCGTGTGGCGAGATCGAGCAAAAGTGAGTGATAATTTCGCTGCTGTCTTAGAAAAGATGACGCAGTTTCATTTCAACGATCGCTATCAATCCGCAGCCGAAGTACTAGAAGCGATCGATCGAGTAAAATCCTCCCTTCTCACGCAAATTCCGCTTTCAAAACTCGATCGTCCGCGTCCCCGTCGATCGAGAAAACGCTTCAAACTTGCAGCATTAGGGTTAGGAATTGCATCGATCATCGGAGTTTCAGCCTGGATACTGACTCGTCCCTCACCTGAATCGATCGAGCAAACTTTACAGCCTGTGAGTGTGGGAGAACTATCGCTAAATCCGATTTCAAGTGCGCCTCTGAAGCAAGCTGGCATCGATAAAATGAAGAGCGGTAATTTCCCCGAAGCGGTGAAACTATTCGAGCGAGCAAGACAAGCGGATAAAGCTGATCCCGAAACCTTGATCTATCTCAACAATGCTCGAATCGGGAAAGAGCAAGCTTATACGATCGCAGTTGTGGTTCCAATTCGCAATCAGCCGCAACCATCGATCGAAGTTTTGCGCGGAATTGCTCAAGCTCAAGATCGAATCAATCGTACCAAAGCAATGAAATTGAGAGTTGCGATCGCGTCCGATGATGCGAATCCCGAATTAGCAACCGCGATCGCGTCTCAACTGGTAAACGATTCCAATGTTCTCGGTGTAATCGGACATGGAACCAGCGACACAACCTATGCAGCAGGCAAAATTTATCAAGCAGGGGAACTGGTCGCAATCTCTCCAGTCAGTTCTGCCAAAGACTTATCAGGTTTCAGCCAGTATGTCTTCCGAACGATGCCAAGCGATGAACTTCCCGCGAAACGGCTTGCCGCGTACATGATACAGAACTTGAAAAAGCGCAAAGTTGCAATTTTCTTCAATTCCAAAAATCGCTATAGTCGATCGCTGACTGATTCGTTCAAAGATGCGCTCTACTACGGCGATAAAGGTCAAGTCGTAGCAGAAATTGATCTCAGCGATCCCGCGATCGAGATTGCCGAGCGTGTAAATCAAGCGATCAAAAAAGGAGCCGAAGCGATTTTGCTGGCTCCCAATAGCGAATTACTCGATCGATCTCTACTCGTCATTAATGCCAATCAAAACCGTTTACCGATTCTCGCAGGAGACGCACTTTATTCCTCTCGCATCCTGACCGAACTAGGAAATTCATCGAATGGAATGATCGTTGCGATTCCATCGGCTCAAACCCAACTCCAGAATTCACCCTTTGAGCAGCAAGCTCGATCGATGTGGGGCAGACCTGCTCAATGGAGAGCGGCACTCGGCTATGATGCCACTCAAGCGATGATCGCAGCCCTGCAAAAAGCCCCAACCCGCAACGGCATTCGAGCGACTCTTTCGACCTCGAATTTTGCTGCGATCGGGGCAGTGAATTCAGTCCGATTTACGGAAGATGGCGATCGAGAAATGGCAATTACCCTGGTGCGAGTCACATCAACAAAACCAGGGCAATTCGCATTTCGAGCGATTAAATAA
- a CDS encoding N-acyl-D-glucosamine 2-epimerase (similar to AA sequence:cyanobase_aa:LBDG_48650), protein MERDFRQLADQYKTALLNNVLPFWENHSIDNQGGYFTCLDRTGKVYDTDKFIWLQNRQIWMFSMLCNRLEKRSNWMSIAEHGAKFLAKHGRDAEGNWYFSLDRSGAPLIQPYNIFSDCFAAMAFSQFALASEQEWARDVALQAYQNVLRRQDNPKGSYNKAYPGTRSMKGLSVPMILANLTLEMEWLLPKETLEQVLTATVHEVMTDFLDDNLLYENVAPDGSHVDSFEGRLINPGHGIEAMWFMMDIANRTNNLGLINQCIDVVLHTLEFAWDQEYGGIYYFLDVKGHPTQQLEWDQKLWWVHVETLVALLMGYRLTGRDECWNWYEKVHDYTWAHFADSEYGEWFGYLDRRGDVLLNLKGGKWKGCFHVPRSLYLCWQEFEKLAA, encoded by the coding sequence ATGGAGCGCGATTTTCGGCAATTGGCAGACCAGTACAAAACTGCGCTCCTCAATAACGTGTTGCCCTTTTGGGAAAATCATTCGATCGACAATCAAGGCGGCTATTTCACATGTCTCGATCGCACTGGCAAGGTGTACGACACAGATAAATTCATCTGGTTGCAGAATCGTCAGATTTGGATGTTTTCGATGTTGTGTAACCGATTGGAAAAACGATCAAATTGGATGTCGATCGCGGAACACGGTGCGAAATTTTTGGCAAAACACGGACGAGATGCAGAAGGAAACTGGTATTTTTCGCTCGATCGTTCCGGTGCGCCTTTGATTCAGCCGTACAATATTTTCTCTGATTGTTTTGCTGCAATGGCGTTTAGTCAGTTTGCCTTAGCATCCGAGCAAGAATGGGCGCGAGATGTGGCGCTTCAGGCATATCAGAACGTTTTGCGGCGACAGGACAATCCCAAAGGAAGCTATAACAAAGCGTATCCAGGAACGCGATCGATGAAAGGGCTATCCGTTCCGATGATTCTCGCGAATCTTACGTTAGAGATGGAATGGTTATTGCCAAAAGAAACACTCGAACAAGTGCTAACGGCAACCGTTCATGAAGTGATGACGGATTTTCTGGATGACAACTTACTTTACGAAAACGTGGCTCCAGATGGTTCGCACGTGGATAGTTTTGAAGGGCGATTAATCAATCCGGGGCATGGGATTGAGGCAATGTGGTTCATGATGGACATTGCGAACCGTACAAATAATCTTGGTCTGATTAATCAGTGTATTGATGTTGTTCTGCATACTTTGGAGTTCGCTTGGGATCAAGAATACGGCGGAATCTACTATTTCCTGGATGTGAAAGGTCATCCGACTCAACAATTAGAGTGGGATCAAAAACTTTGGTGGGTTCACGTTGAAACCTTGGTCGCTCTGCTAATGGGGTATCGGCTCACGGGGCGCGATGAATGCTGGAACTGGTATGAGAAAGTGCATGACTATACTTGGGCGCACTTTGCAGACTCAGAATATGGCGAATGGTTTGGATATCTCGATCGACGTGGAGATGTCTTACTTAATCTGAAAGGCGGCAAATGGAAAGGCTGTTTTCATGTTCCTCGATCGCTCTATCTCTGCTGGCAAGAGTTCGAGAAACTGGCAGCGTAG
- a CDS encoding unknown protein (similar to AA sequence:cyanobase_aa:all3349) codes for MSYLGAQRSLRWWYRQHSIRLHNEAEAIRNDLLQRLFVMRRSLESGQPEAIQQSITQVEHLYQSLYGLSDRLSAFDLEDDLGMALHHLIEAWRKRELNLTAELPKTAIHLPIEQHRLTLVATDEFLRIAAANLLTPQVIFVSLSFNSHTYELKAKVDDPQVNKLQGSDDLKHLTQALRFLSGGQCSCYSHDDTLTWQFRSTVTKSQPAKF; via the coding sequence ATGTCCTACCTTGGGGCACAACGATCGCTGCGTTGGTGGTATCGACAGCATTCAATACGGCTTCACAACGAAGCAGAAGCGATTCGGAATGACTTGTTACAAAGACTGTTTGTGATGCGGCGATCGCTCGAAAGTGGTCAGCCCGAAGCTATTCAGCAATCAATTACTCAGGTCGAACATCTTTATCAATCGCTGTATGGACTGAGCGATCGACTCTCAGCGTTTGATCTCGAAGACGACTTGGGAATGGCGCTGCACCATTTGATCGAAGCTTGGCGAAAACGGGAACTCAATCTCACCGCAGAATTACCGAAAACTGCAATCCATTTACCGATCGAACAACATAGACTCACTCTAGTTGCAACGGATGAATTTTTGCGAATTGCCGCAGCAAACTTATTGACACCGCAAGTGATCTTTGTCAGTCTATCTTTCAATAGCCACACTTATGAGTTGAAAGCGAAAGTCGATGATCCTCAAGTCAACAAACTTCAGGGAAGCGATGATCTGAAACATCTTACTCAGGCTCTCCGATTTCTAAGTGGTGGGCAGTGCTCCTGTTACAGCCATGACGACACGTTGACTTGGCAGTTTCGGAGCACAGTTACAAAGTCCCAACCGGCAAAGTTCTAG
- a CDS encoding endonuclease V (similar to AA sequence:cyanobase_aa:LBDG_35510), with amino-acid sequence MKIEPRHEWALTAEAANTMCSEALVIQQDLRQEVITQDQFGAVNYVAGVDVGFEEDGAITRAAIAVLNYPELQLCESAIARRPTTFPYIPGFLSFREVPAVLDALEQLKITPDLLLCDGQGLAHPRRFGIACHLGILTNLPAIGVAKSRLIGTYSEVPDERGAWVPLLHKEDRIGAVLRTRIKTNPLYISSGHRISLESAIAYVMGCTTKYRLPETTRHAHKLASG; translated from the coding sequence ATGAAAATTGAACCGCGACACGAATGGGCACTCACCGCAGAAGCCGCGAACACTATGTGCAGCGAAGCTCTCGTGATTCAACAAGATCTCCGCCAAGAAGTGATCACCCAAGATCAATTCGGCGCGGTCAATTATGTCGCGGGAGTCGATGTTGGATTCGAGGAAGATGGCGCGATTACAAGAGCCGCGATCGCTGTTCTGAACTATCCCGAATTACAGCTTTGCGAAAGTGCGATCGCTCGTCGCCCGACTACTTTTCCTTACATTCCAGGCTTTCTCTCATTTCGTGAAGTGCCTGCGGTTCTAGATGCCCTTGAACAACTTAAAATTACTCCAGATCTTCTACTCTGTGATGGTCAAGGATTAGCGCATCCAAGACGATTTGGAATTGCTTGTCACTTGGGAATTTTGACGAATTTACCCGCGATCGGGGTTGCGAAATCTCGACTGATTGGAACCTATTCGGAAGTTCCAGACGAGCGAGGGGCTTGGGTTCCATTGCTGCATAAAGAAGACAGGATCGGAGCGGTTTTGAGGACTCGAATCAAGACGAATCCGCTATATATTTCTTCCGGGCATCGGATTAGTTTGGAAAGTGCGATCGCTTATGTGATGGGTTGTACGACAAAATATCGATTACCTGAAACCACGAGACATGCTCATAAATTAGCCAGCGGTTGA